From one Streptomyces sp. Q6 genomic stretch:
- a CDS encoding sugar ABC transporter ATP-binding protein, whose amino-acid sequence MSGITKSFPGVRALDGVDLDVQAGEVHCLLGQNGAGKSTLIKVLAGAHQPDEGAITWRGDRVVLRSPIAAMRLGIATIYQELDLVEGLSVAENVFLGHEPTAAGFVVRGRDAKASTAALLKRLGHGEISPGTLVADLSAAGRQIVSMARALSHDVRLIVMDEPSAALDPDEVDNLFRIVGDLTAEGVAVVYISHRLEEIRRIGDRVTVLKDGRAVAGGLPAKDTPTRDVVALMTGRNVEYVFPDRPLSAPRTDPVLTVRNLSREGEFAPLDLEIRPGEIVGLAGLVGSGRSEILETIYGARKPTTGQVTLSGKELRPGSVRSAVRAGLGLAPEERKAQALLMLESVTRNVSVSSMSRYSYGGWLNRTAEREAAHRATRELSLRPDNPAVPVRTLSGGNQQKAVLARWLLRGCKVLLLDEPTRGVDVGARAELYAVIRRLADDGLAVLLVSSEVPEVLGLADRVLVLREGRVVHESPARDLDEHRVLDLVMEGTPA is encoded by the coding sequence ATGTCCGGCATCACCAAGTCGTTCCCCGGCGTGCGCGCCCTCGACGGCGTGGACCTCGACGTCCAGGCGGGCGAGGTGCACTGTCTGCTCGGCCAGAACGGCGCGGGCAAGTCCACCCTCATCAAGGTCCTCGCGGGCGCCCACCAGCCCGACGAAGGAGCCATCACCTGGCGCGGCGACCGTGTCGTGCTGCGCTCGCCGATCGCCGCGATGCGCCTCGGCATCGCCACGATCTACCAGGAACTCGACCTCGTCGAGGGCCTGTCGGTGGCCGAGAACGTCTTCCTCGGCCACGAGCCCACCGCGGCCGGATTCGTCGTACGAGGACGCGACGCCAAGGCGTCGACCGCCGCGCTGCTCAAGCGACTTGGCCATGGCGAGATCTCGCCCGGCACCCTCGTCGCCGACCTCTCCGCCGCCGGCCGGCAGATCGTCTCGATGGCCCGCGCGCTCTCCCACGACGTCCGCCTCATCGTCATGGACGAGCCGTCCGCGGCGCTCGACCCGGATGAGGTCGACAACCTCTTCCGCATCGTCGGAGACCTCACCGCCGAAGGGGTCGCCGTCGTCTACATCTCGCACCGCCTGGAGGAGATCCGCCGCATCGGCGACCGCGTCACCGTCCTCAAGGACGGCCGCGCCGTGGCCGGCGGGCTCCCCGCGAAGGACACGCCCACGCGTGACGTCGTGGCGCTGATGACGGGCCGCAACGTGGAGTACGTCTTCCCCGACCGCCCGCTGTCCGCACCGCGCACGGACCCGGTGCTCACCGTCCGGAACCTGTCCCGCGAGGGCGAGTTCGCGCCCCTCGACCTGGAGATCAGGCCGGGCGAGATCGTCGGCCTCGCCGGTCTCGTCGGCTCGGGACGCTCCGAGATCCTGGAGACGATCTACGGCGCCCGCAAGCCCACGACCGGCCAAGTGACCCTCTCCGGAAAGGAATTGCGCCCCGGCAGCGTCCGCTCGGCGGTCCGCGCGGGCCTGGGCCTCGCCCCCGAGGAACGCAAGGCGCAGGCACTGCTCATGCTGGAGTCGGTCACCCGCAACGTCTCGGTGTCCTCCATGTCCCGCTACTCCTACGGGGGTTGGCTCAACCGCACGGCCGAACGCGAGGCCGCCCACCGCGCGACCCGCGAACTCTCCCTGCGCCCCGACAACCCCGCGGTCCCGGTCCGCACGCTCTCCGGCGGCAACCAGCAGAAGGCGGTCCTGGCCCGCTGGCTGCTGCGCGGCTGCAAGGTCCTGCTCCTGGACGAGCCCACCCGCGGCGTCGACGTGGGCGCGCGGGCGGAGCTCTACGCGGTCATCCGCCGCCTCGCCGACGACGGCCTCGCCGTCCTCCTCGTCTCCAGCGAGGTCCCCGAGGTCCTCGGCCTCGCCGACCGCGTCCTGGTCCTGCGCGAGGGCCGGGTCGTCCACGAGTCCCCGGCGCGCGACCTGGACGAACACCGGGTCCTCGACCTGGTCATGGAAGGCACCCCGGCGTGA
- a CDS encoding GntR family transcriptional regulator — MLSTGLPQGAVPKLERPGPLRERVYEALLELITTRALQPGQHLVESELAGHLGVSRQPVREALQRLNTEGWVDLRPAQGAFVHEPTEEEADQLLTVRTLLEAEAARLAAANAGKTGITALEDLCARGEQAVADGDVDLVVATNAEFHAKVMELAGNVVLAELAGQVDRRVRWYYQPVARQRGKQSWIEHRELIAAISARDESRATAVMRTHTEHTRETYHHRNEEQA, encoded by the coding sequence ATGTTGTCCACAGGACTGCCGCAGGGGGCGGTGCCCAAGCTCGAACGCCCCGGGCCGCTGCGCGAGCGGGTCTACGAGGCGTTGCTCGAACTCATCACGACGCGGGCGCTCCAGCCCGGCCAGCACCTGGTCGAGAGCGAGCTCGCCGGGCACCTCGGGGTGTCCCGGCAGCCCGTGCGCGAGGCGCTCCAGCGGCTGAACACCGAGGGCTGGGTCGATCTGCGCCCGGCGCAGGGCGCGTTCGTGCACGAGCCGACGGAGGAGGAGGCGGACCAGCTCCTCACCGTCCGCACGCTCCTGGAGGCGGAGGCCGCCCGGCTCGCCGCGGCCAACGCGGGCAAGACCGGGATCACCGCCCTGGAGGACCTCTGCGCCCGCGGCGAGCAGGCGGTGGCGGACGGCGACGTGGACCTGGTCGTCGCGACGAACGCGGAGTTCCACGCGAAGGTCATGGAACTCGCGGGCAACGTGGTCCTGGCCGAACTCGCCGGCCAGGTCGACCGCCGGGTGCGCTGGTACTACCAGCCGGTCGCCCGCCAGCGCGGCAAGCAGTCCTGGATCGAGCACCGCGAGCTCATCGCGGCGATCTCGGCCCGCGACGAGTCCCGCGCCACCGCCGTCATGCGCACCCACACGGAACACACCCGCGAGACGTACCACCACCGCAACGAGGAACAGGCGTAG
- the fdhD gene encoding formate dehydrogenase accessory sulfurtransferase FdhD, translating to MGRVTERRKVIRIRDGRVSTRPDTLVAEEPLEIRLNGKPLAITMRTPGDDFALAAGFLVSEGVLAHADDLQNIVYCAGATQDGSNTYNVVDVRTTPDILMPDITLERNVYTTSSCGLCGKASLDAVRTTARFPIDDAPPVRLGLDLLASLPDRLREAQRVFDRTGGLHAAALFDDEGRLVDIREDVGRHNAVDKLVGRALQSGDLPLSRSVLLVSGRASFELAQKAVMAGIPVLAAVSAPSSLAVDLAAETGLTLVGFLRGASMNVYAGEHRIALETEPVAADQG from the coding sequence ATGGGACGAGTCACGGAACGGCGCAAGGTCATCCGGATCAGGGACGGCCGCGTCTCGACCCGGCCGGACACCCTCGTCGCCGAGGAGCCGCTGGAGATCCGGCTGAACGGCAAACCGCTCGCCATCACCATGCGCACCCCGGGCGACGACTTCGCCCTCGCGGCCGGATTCCTGGTCAGCGAGGGCGTCCTCGCACACGCCGACGACCTCCAGAACATCGTCTACTGCGCGGGCGCCACACAAGACGGCTCCAACACCTACAACGTCGTCGACGTACGCACCACACCCGACATCCTCATGCCCGACATCACCCTCGAACGCAACGTCTACACGACCTCCTCCTGCGGCCTGTGCGGCAAAGCGAGCCTCGACGCGGTCCGCACGACGGCCCGCTTCCCGATCGACGACGCTCCCCCGGTGCGCCTCGGGCTCGACCTGCTCGCGTCACTCCCCGACCGGTTGCGCGAGGCGCAGCGGGTCTTCGACCGGACCGGGGGCCTGCACGCCGCCGCCCTCTTCGACGACGAGGGTCGACTCGTCGACATAAGGGAGGACGTGGGCCGCCACAACGCGGTCGACAAGCTCGTCGGCCGGGCGCTCCAGAGCGGTGACCTGCCGCTGTCGCGATCGGTGCTGCTGGTGTCGGGGCGTGCGTCGTTCGAGCTGGCGCAGAAGGCCGTGATGGCGGGCATCCCGGTGCTCGCGGCGGTGTCGGCCCCGTCGTCGCTGGCCGTGGACCTCGCCGCGGAGACCGGGCTCACGCTGGTCGGCTTCCTGCGGGGCGCGTCCATGAACGTGTACGCGGGTGAGCACCGGATCGCGCTGGAGACCGAGCCGGTGGCGGCCGACCAGGGCTGA
- a CDS encoding DUF4185 domain-containing protein has protein sequence MKGRERSRAGRWAQAAARRAAADRRRPTPLVVLLIALACGLVVFVALPDREADARCRARTVTGSSPDASLTSAFARYGDDSTRTDDWTGGDGTHSVRLPDGRVLWLFSDTYTGAVHPPPNLDGQPYAWRDTSAPFVRNSAVLMDRSGRIERTVAAPLFPDTGVGEWRWPVAARVEARSPGSDRRVVRVLLWTRSAGSGPYIYGVPTATEVATLALPSLRLEGITQVLDQRQVRDPARRVLFGTTAVDEGAWTYVFGGDDGQAAVHRAYAARVPRGRLGDVRAWEYWDGERWQAAGERAAPVLGDGRRRGVGSAFSVVRDAGTYVLFTMAAGTAGLTKVVSYWACSPTGPWHGPAKAFTAALPDGTVAAYNPQAHPAAGGDGRTVLSYDVNWLDATPATAQAHLSRNVALYRPRFMTVRLGPRT, from the coding sequence GTGAAGGGACGTGAGCGTTCGCGCGCGGGCCGGTGGGCGCAGGCCGCGGCGCGCCGCGCGGCCGCCGACCGGCGCCGCCCCACGCCCCTCGTCGTCCTCCTCATCGCCCTGGCCTGCGGACTGGTGGTGTTCGTCGCCCTCCCCGACCGGGAGGCCGACGCGCGCTGCCGTGCCCGTACGGTGACCGGCTCGTCCCCCGACGCGTCGCTCACCTCGGCCTTCGCCCGCTACGGGGACGACTCCACCCGGACCGACGACTGGACGGGGGGCGACGGGACGCACTCGGTGCGGCTGCCGGACGGGCGGGTGCTCTGGCTGTTCTCCGACACGTACACCGGGGCCGTGCATCCGCCGCCCAACCTCGACGGGCAGCCGTACGCCTGGCGGGACACGAGCGCGCCGTTCGTGCGCAACTCGGCCGTCCTGATGGACCGTTCGGGCCGCATCGAGCGGACCGTCGCCGCGCCCCTGTTCCCGGACACGGGGGTCGGCGAGTGGCGATGGCCGGTCGCCGCGCGCGTGGAGGCACGTTCGCCCGGCTCGGACCGGCGAGTCGTCCGCGTGCTGCTGTGGACCAGGTCCGCGGGCAGCGGCCCGTACATCTACGGGGTGCCGACGGCGACCGAGGTCGCGACCCTGGCGCTGCCGTCCCTGCGGCTCGAAGGGATCACGCAGGTCCTCGACCAGCGGCAGGTGCGGGACCCGGCGCGGCGGGTGCTGTTCGGGACGACCGCCGTGGACGAGGGCGCCTGGACGTACGTCTTCGGCGGGGACGACGGCCAGGCCGCCGTGCACCGCGCCTACGCGGCGCGGGTGCCGCGCGGCCGCCTCGGCGACGTGCGGGCCTGGGAGTACTGGGACGGCGAGCGGTGGCAGGCCGCCGGGGAGCGGGCCGCGCCGGTGCTCGGGGACGGGCGGCGGCGCGGTGTGGGCAGCGCGTTCAGTGTCGTACGGGACGCGGGGACGTACGTCCTGTTCACGATGGCGGCGGGGACGGCCGGGCTGACGAAGGTCGTCTCGTACTGGGCGTGTTCACCGACGGGGCCCTGGCACGGGCCCGCGAAGGCGTTCACGGCCGCGCTTCCCGACGGCACCGTCGCCGCGTACAACCCACAGGCGCATCCGGCGGCGGGCGGGGACGGGCGGACGGTGCTCAGCTACGACGTCAACTGGCTGGACGCGACGCCCGCCACCGCGCAGGCGCACCTCAGCCGGAACGTGGCGCTGTACCGACCGCGGTTCATGACCGTGCGCCTTGGGCCTCGTACGTGA
- a CDS encoding MarR family winged helix-turn-helix transcriptional regulator, with product MPTPPSGPTAPATIRDLPSWLLGRAAARGRALVADALAEQGLKMWHHVVLGAVADLQPVAQADLVRTVQLDPKDMVGVLNDLQAAGLVERAPDPKDRRKNAVTITEEGARLVETCARVARAANDELLAPLAPDERDRFLEMLRRVAELPAD from the coding sequence ATGCCCACCCCACCCTCCGGTCCCACCGCGCCGGCCACCATCCGTGACCTGCCCAGCTGGCTCCTGGGCCGGGCCGCCGCGCGGGGCCGCGCCCTCGTCGCGGACGCGCTCGCCGAGCAGGGCCTCAAGATGTGGCACCACGTGGTCCTCGGCGCGGTCGCCGACCTTCAGCCCGTCGCGCAGGCCGACCTCGTCCGCACCGTCCAGCTCGACCCCAAGGACATGGTCGGCGTGCTGAACGACCTTCAGGCGGCGGGCCTCGTCGAGCGCGCCCCCGACCCCAAGGACCGGCGCAAGAACGCGGTGACCATCACCGAGGAAGGCGCTCGCCTCGTCGAGACCTGCGCCCGCGTGGCGCGCGCCGCCAACGACGAACTCCTCGCCCCGCTCGCCCCGGACGAACGCGACCGGTTCCTGGAGATGCTCCGCCGCGTGGCGGAGCTCCCCGCCGACTGA
- a CDS encoding beta-ketoacyl-ACP synthase III: MTGSRIVGIGHYQPAKILTNENLAGMVDTNDEWIRSRVGIRTRHIAGPDEPVDELAAHAAAKALAAAGLTADAIDLVVVATSTAVDRSPNTAARVAHRLGVPSPAALDLNVVCAGFTHALATADHTLRAGAARRALVIGADKMSAVTDWTDRSTCVLVGDGAGAVVVEPCADDEEPGIGPVLWGSVPEMGNAVRIEGEPARFAQEGQSVYRWATRSLPPLARQACEKAGLVPADLAAVVLHQANLRIIEPLAEKIGAVNAVVAKDVVDSGNTSAASVPMALSKLVERGEIESGEPALLFGFGGNLSYAGQVVRVP; the protein is encoded by the coding sequence ATGACCGGTTCGCGCATCGTCGGCATCGGCCACTATCAGCCCGCCAAGATCCTCACCAACGAGAACCTGGCCGGCATGGTCGACACCAACGACGAGTGGATCCGCTCCCGCGTCGGCATCCGCACCCGGCACATCGCAGGCCCCGACGAGCCCGTCGACGAGCTCGCCGCGCACGCCGCCGCCAAGGCCCTCGCGGCGGCGGGACTGACCGCCGACGCCATAGACCTGGTGGTCGTCGCCACGTCCACCGCCGTGGACCGCTCCCCGAACACCGCGGCCCGCGTCGCCCACCGCCTGGGCGTTCCGTCCCCGGCCGCTCTCGACCTGAACGTGGTGTGCGCCGGCTTCACGCACGCCCTCGCCACCGCCGACCACACGCTGCGCGCCGGTGCCGCCCGCCGCGCCCTGGTGATCGGCGCCGACAAGATGTCCGCCGTCACGGACTGGACCGACCGCTCCACCTGCGTCCTGGTCGGCGACGGCGCCGGGGCCGTGGTGGTCGAGCCGTGCGCCGACGACGAGGAGCCCGGCATCGGCCCCGTCCTGTGGGGCTCGGTCCCCGAGATGGGCAACGCGGTGCGCATCGAGGGCGAACCGGCCCGCTTCGCGCAGGAGGGCCAGTCCGTCTACCGCTGGGCCACCCGCTCGCTGCCCCCGCTCGCCCGGCAGGCCTGCGAGAAGGCGGGCCTGGTCCCCGCCGACCTCGCCGCCGTCGTCCTGCACCAGGCCAACCTGCGCATCATCGAGCCCCTCGCCGAGAAGATCGGCGCCGTCAACGCGGTCGTCGCCAAGGACGTCGTCGACTCCGGCAACACCTCGGCCGCGAGCGTGCCGATGGCGCTGTCCAAGCTGGTCGAGCGCGGTGAGATCGAGAGCGGGGAGCCCGCGCTGCTCTTCGGTTTCGGCGGAAACCTCTCGTACGCCGGTCAGGTCGTGCGCGTCCCGTAG
- a CDS encoding ABC transporter permease, translated as MTQPASPARPAEPQRAPAPSGSAPRALRLDIRTLSLLGVLAVLVVIGGITQPDSFLDTDNVQLILTQASVIGVVTVGMTFVIISGGIDLSVGAIVALASVWATTVSTQEYGFLGILFTAIVVGVGCGLVNGMLIAYGAVVPFIATLAMLASGRGLALQITDGNTQMVTVDGVLKLGERDSYILGIPPLVLVFAAVTVIGWLVLNRTTFGRRSVAVGGNAEAARLAGIDVRRQRLYLYLLSGLCCGIAAFLLIVLSGSGQNTNGNLYELDAIAAAIIGGTLLTGGRGTITGSVLGVLIFTTIQNIFALNNMESATQQIAKGAIIVAAVLVQRRTANTTS; from the coding sequence ATGACGCAGCCCGCCTCCCCCGCCCGCCCGGCGGAGCCCCAACGCGCCCCGGCCCCCAGCGGCAGCGCCCCCCGCGCACTGCGCCTCGACATCCGCACGCTCTCGCTGCTCGGCGTCCTCGCCGTCCTGGTCGTCATCGGCGGCATCACCCAGCCCGACTCGTTCCTGGACACCGACAACGTCCAGCTGATCCTCACCCAGGCCAGCGTCATCGGCGTCGTCACCGTCGGCATGACCTTCGTGATCATCTCCGGCGGCATCGACCTGTCCGTGGGCGCCATCGTCGCCCTCGCCAGCGTCTGGGCCACCACCGTCTCCACCCAGGAGTACGGCTTCCTCGGCATCCTGTTCACCGCGATCGTCGTCGGCGTCGGCTGCGGACTCGTGAACGGGATGCTCATCGCGTACGGCGCCGTGGTCCCGTTCATCGCGACCCTCGCGATGCTCGCCTCCGGGCGCGGCCTCGCCCTTCAGATCACCGACGGCAACACGCAGATGGTCACCGTCGACGGTGTCCTCAAGCTCGGCGAACGGGACTCGTACATCCTCGGCATCCCGCCGCTCGTGCTCGTCTTCGCCGCGGTCACCGTCATCGGCTGGCTCGTCCTGAACCGGACCACGTTCGGCCGCCGCTCCGTCGCCGTCGGCGGCAACGCGGAGGCGGCCCGGCTCGCCGGCATCGACGTACGCCGTCAGCGCCTGTACCTCTACCTGCTGTCCGGACTGTGCTGCGGCATCGCGGCCTTCCTGCTGATCGTGCTCTCCGGCTCCGGCCAGAACACCAACGGCAACCTCTACGAACTCGACGCCATCGCCGCCGCCATCATCGGCGGCACCCTGCTCACCGGCGGCCGGGGCACCATCACCGGCTCGGTCCTCGGCGTCCTGATCTTCACCACGATCCAGAACATCTTCGCGCTGAACAACATGGAGAGCGCGACCCAGCAGATCGCCAAGGGAGCCATCATCGTGGCGGCGGTCCTGGTCCAGCGACGTACAGCGAACACCACCTCCTGA
- a CDS encoding low temperature requirement protein A translates to MTSPMAPPPQDPPIPAGPDEPKTLQPKALQPKTLQPVTLQPVTTLELFFDLVFVYTLTQLTVLIAHDLTWATAGRVVLIFTVLYWMYGAYAYLTNQVPPDRPSRRLLMLLGMAAFLICALSIPHVFDAHSNAGVVFGLGYLLVVLVHSVLYTRSHGNDVIWYAVPNSLAALAITGAGLCTGLAADGLWLTAIVVQFVTPHIAEHGPTRRSARRAAELRTQLGALHPGHFVERHGLLLIVSFGESVVAIGVGIGDLPFTASVFTGVFLALALAGALWWTYFVRDEGGAERAFAATPPDRRFHLAMTAYYYAFLPMLLGVAFLAAGIKKSLGHIGEHLHAGPALALAGGVALFLAGDVAFRASMRLFPLGFRAAAVPVVLATAFLGLRVSALAQLLVLVVALVVMLAAEARWSPACAAQPT, encoded by the coding sequence ATGACGTCGCCCATGGCACCACCGCCGCAGGATCCGCCGATACCGGCCGGGCCCGACGAGCCCAAGACCCTTCAGCCCAAGGCCCTTCAGCCGAAGACCCTTCAGCCGGTGACCCTTCAGCCGGTGACCACACTGGAGCTCTTCTTCGACCTGGTCTTCGTCTACACGCTGACCCAGCTGACCGTGCTGATCGCACACGATCTGACATGGGCCACCGCGGGCCGGGTCGTGCTGATCTTCACGGTCCTGTACTGGATGTACGGGGCCTACGCGTATCTGACCAACCAGGTGCCGCCCGACCGCCCGTCCCGCCGGCTGCTGATGCTGCTCGGCATGGCCGCGTTCCTGATCTGCGCCCTGTCGATCCCGCACGTCTTCGACGCGCACTCGAACGCGGGCGTGGTCTTCGGCCTCGGCTATCTGCTGGTCGTCCTCGTGCACAGCGTGCTGTACACCCGCAGCCACGGCAACGACGTGATCTGGTACGCGGTGCCCAACTCCCTCGCCGCGCTGGCCATCACGGGCGCGGGCCTGTGCACGGGTCTCGCGGCGGACGGACTGTGGCTCACCGCGATCGTCGTGCAGTTCGTGACGCCGCACATCGCGGAGCACGGGCCGACCCGCCGCTCGGCCCGCCGGGCCGCCGAACTGCGCACCCAGCTCGGCGCGTTGCACCCGGGGCACTTCGTGGAGCGACACGGTCTGCTGCTCATCGTGTCGTTCGGCGAATCGGTCGTCGCGATCGGGGTCGGGATCGGCGATCTGCCGTTCACGGCGAGCGTGTTCACGGGGGTCTTCCTGGCGCTCGCGCTCGCCGGTGCGCTGTGGTGGACGTACTTCGTGCGGGACGAGGGAGGCGCCGAGCGCGCGTTCGCGGCGACACCGCCCGACCGGCGCTTCCACCTGGCCATGACGGCGTACTACTACGCGTTCCTGCCGATGCTGCTCGGCGTGGCGTTCCTCGCGGCCGGGATCAAGAAGTCGCTCGGGCACATCGGGGAGCATCTGCACGCGGGCCCCGCGCTGGCGCTCGCGGGCGGTGTGGCGCTGTTCCTGGCCGGCGACGTGGCGTTCCGCGCGTCGATGCGGCTGTTCCCGCTGGGGTTCCGGGCGGCGGCCGTGCCGGTGGTGCTCGCGACGGCGTTCCTCGGCCTGCGGGTGTCGGCGCTCGCCCAACTCCTGGTGCTGGTCGTGGCGTTGGTGGTCATGCTCGCCGCCGAGGCGCGCTGGTCCCCCGCGTGCGCGGCGCAGCCCACCTGA
- a CDS encoding ROK family transcriptional regulator, translated as MTARPANAHQARLLRLLRDGGPNSRAQLGDQIDLSRSKLAVEVDRLLETGLVVADGLAASRGGRRSHNIRLAPTLRFLGVDIGATSVDVAVTNAELEVLGHITQPMDVREGPVAVFEQVLSMAAKLKASGLAEGFDGAGIGVPGPVRFPEGVPVAPPIMPGWDGFPVREALSQELGCPVMVDNDVNLMAMGEQHAGVARQARDFLCVKIGTGIGCGIVVGGEVYRGTTGSAGDIGHIQVEPDGRQCACGNKGCLEAYFSGAALARDAEEAARDGSSPELAGRLETAGRLSAADVAVAAAAGDGTSLDLIREGGNRTGQVIASLVSFFNPGLVVIGGGVTGLGHTLLAALRTQVYRQSLPLATGNLPIVLGELGPTAGVIGGARLISDHLFSPA; from the coding sequence ATGACGGCTCGACCCGCGAACGCGCACCAGGCGCGCTTGCTGCGACTGCTGCGCGACGGCGGTCCCAACTCCCGTGCCCAGCTGGGCGATCAGATCGATCTGTCACGCTCCAAGCTGGCCGTCGAGGTGGACCGGCTCCTGGAGACCGGACTCGTGGTCGCCGACGGACTCGCCGCCTCGCGCGGCGGCCGCCGCTCCCACAACATCCGGCTCGCCCCCACGCTCCGCTTCCTCGGCGTCGACATCGGCGCGACCTCGGTCGACGTCGCCGTCACCAACGCCGAGCTGGAGGTGCTCGGCCACATCACCCAGCCGATGGACGTGCGCGAGGGTCCGGTCGCGGTCTTCGAGCAAGTCCTCTCCATGGCGGCGAAGTTGAAGGCGTCCGGCCTCGCCGAGGGGTTCGACGGAGCGGGTATCGGGGTTCCCGGACCGGTCCGCTTCCCCGAGGGTGTGCCGGTCGCGCCACCGATCATGCCCGGCTGGGACGGTTTCCCGGTCCGCGAGGCACTCAGCCAGGAACTGGGCTGCCCCGTCATGGTCGACAACGACGTGAACCTGATGGCGATGGGGGAGCAGCACGCCGGCGTCGCCCGCCAGGCGCGCGACTTCCTCTGCGTCAAGATCGGCACCGGCATCGGCTGCGGCATCGTCGTCGGCGGTGAGGTCTACCGCGGCACGACCGGATCGGCCGGCGACATCGGCCACATCCAGGTCGAACCGGACGGGCGCCAGTGCGCCTGCGGCAACAAGGGCTGCCTGGAGGCCTACTTCAGCGGCGCGGCGCTCGCCCGCGACGCCGAGGAGGCCGCCCGCGACGGCAGCTCGCCCGAGCTCGCCGGCCGTCTGGAGACGGCCGGCAGGCTCAGCGCCGCCGATGTCGCGGTCGCCGCGGCCGCCGGTGACGGGACCTCCCTCGACCTGATCCGCGAGGGCGGCAACCGCACCGGGCAGGTCATCGCGTCCCTCGTCAGCTTCTTCAACCCCGGCCTCGTCGTCATCGGCGGCGGTGTCACCGGCCTCGGCCATACGCTCCTCGCCGCCCTGCGCACCCAGGTCTACCGCCAGTCGCTGCCGCTCGCGACCGGCAATCTGCCCATCGTCCTGGGCGAGTTGGGCCCCACCGCCGGAGTCATCGGCGGCGCCCGCCTGATCAGCGACCACCTGTTCTCACCCGCGTAG
- a CDS encoding OFA family MFS transporter — protein MSPPVAPAGWSRWLVPPAALSVHLAIGQAYAWSVFKPALESALNLSGTQSALPFQLGIVMLGLSAAFGGTLVERNGPRWAMTVALVCFSSGFLISALGALTEQFWLIVFGYGFIGGIGLGIGYISPVSTLIKWFPDRPGMATGIAIMGFGGGALIASPWSAQMLESFPQGSGGIALAFAVHGIVYMVFMSLGVLLVRVPGKPSEARGTPAATATGPQVSARQAIRTPQFWCLWVVLCMNVTAGIGILEKAAPMITDFFADSSTPVSASAAAGFVALLSAANMAGRIGWSSTSDLIGRKNVYRLYLGVGALMYLLISLYGDASKPLFVVCALVILSFYGGGFATIPAYLKDLFGTYQVGAIHGRLLTAWSTAGVLGPLIVNRVADSQEDAGKHGSSLYGLSLTIMIGLLVVGFVANELVRPVHTRHHHVPVPREPADDTPAHDRRQSA, from the coding sequence ATGAGCCCCCCCGTCGCACCAGCAGGCTGGAGCCGCTGGCTCGTCCCCCCAGCCGCCCTCTCGGTCCATCTCGCCATCGGCCAGGCCTACGCCTGGAGCGTCTTCAAACCCGCCCTCGAATCCGCCCTGAACCTGAGCGGCACCCAGAGCGCGCTGCCGTTCCAGCTCGGCATCGTGATGCTCGGCCTGTCCGCCGCGTTCGGCGGCACGCTCGTCGAGCGCAACGGCCCGCGCTGGGCGATGACCGTCGCCCTCGTCTGCTTCTCCTCGGGCTTCCTGATCTCCGCGCTCGGCGCGCTCACCGAACAGTTCTGGCTGATCGTGTTCGGCTACGGATTCATCGGCGGCATCGGCCTGGGCATCGGCTACATCTCCCCGGTCTCGACGCTGATCAAGTGGTTCCCCGACCGGCCCGGCATGGCCACCGGCATCGCCATCATGGGCTTCGGCGGCGGCGCGCTGATCGCGTCGCCGTGGAGCGCGCAGATGCTGGAGTCGTTCCCGCAGGGCAGCGGCGGCATCGCGCTGGCGTTCGCGGTGCACGGAATCGTCTACATGGTCTTCATGTCGCTCGGCGTGCTGCTCGTACGGGTGCCCGGCAAGCCCTCGGAGGCCCGCGGCACGCCGGCGGCGACCGCCACCGGCCCGCAGGTGTCGGCGCGACAGGCGATCCGCACCCCCCAGTTCTGGTGCCTCTGGGTCGTCCTGTGCATGAACGTGACCGCGGGCATCGGCATCCTGGAGAAGGCCGCGCCGATGATCACGGACTTCTTCGCGGACTCCAGTACTCCGGTCTCCGCCTCCGCCGCGGCGGGCTTCGTCGCACTCCTGAGCGCCGCGAACATGGCCGGACGCATCGGCTGGTCCTCCACCTCCGACCTCATCGGCCGCAAGAACGTCTACCGCCTCTACCTCGGCGTCGGCGCCCTGATGTACCTGCTCATCTCCCTCTACGGCGACGCCTCGAAGCCCCTCTTCGTGGTCTGCGCCCTCGTGATCCTCTCCTTCTACGGAGGCGGCTTCGCGACGATCCCCGCGTACCTGAAGGACCTTTTCGGCACGTACCAGGTCGGCGCGATCCACGGCCGGCTCCTCACCGCCTGGTCCACGGCCGGCGTCCTCGGCCCGCTCATCGTCAACCGCGTCGCCGACAGCCAGGAGGACGCGGGCAAGCACGGCTCGTCGCTCTACGGCCTGTCGCTCACGATCATGATCGGTCTGCTCGTCGTCGGCTTCGTCGCCAACGAACTCGTCCGCCCGGTCCACACCCGCCACCACCACGTCCCCGTCCCCAGGGAGCCCGCCGATGACACCCCCGCCCACGACCGCCGGCAATCCGCCTAG
- a CDS encoding MFS transporter small subunit, translated as MTPPPTTAGNPPRRRGLIAFAWLWVGAPLAYGVYELVQKATQLFTG; from the coding sequence ATGACACCCCCGCCCACGACCGCCGGCAATCCGCCTAGGCGCCGCGGCCTGATCGCCTTCGCCTGGCTGTGGGTCGGCGCGCCGCTCGCGTACGGCGTGTACGAACTGGTGCAAAAAGCAACACAGCTGTTTACCGGGTGA